In the genome of Streptomyces sp. P3, the window TCGGCCGCCGAGGTGATCGCGTACGCGATGGGCATGGCCGCGGAACGCAAACAGTGCCCGGCGAACGACATCGTCTCCACGCTGGTGGCCGCCGAGAACGAGGGCAACCTCAACTCCGACGAGTTCGGGTTCTTCGTCCTCATGCTCGCGGTGGCCGGAAACGAGACGACCCGCAACGCCACCACCCACGGGATGCACGCCTTCCTCACCCACCCCGAGCAGTGGGAGCTCTACAAGCGCGAACGGCCCGACACCGCCGCCGAGGAGATCGTGCGGTGGGCCACCCCCGTCGTCGCCTTCCAGCGGACCGCCACCCAGGACACCGAGCTCGGCGGCAAGCCGATCAGGAAGGGGGACCGGGTCGGCATCTTCTACGCCTCCGCCAACCGCGACCCCGAGGTGTTCGAGAACCCGGACTCCTTCGACGTCACCCGCGACCCCAATCCGCATCTCGGGTTCGGCGGGGGCGGACCGCACTTCTGCCTCGGCAAGTCACTCGCCGTCCTCGAGATCAACCTCATCTTCAACGCCATCGCCGACGCCATGCCCGGCATGAAGCTGGTGGGCGACCCACGAAGGCTGCGGTCCGCCTGGATCAACGGGGTGAAGGAGCTGAGGGTCAGCGCGGGGTGACCCGGCGGCGCCGTCCCCGCACGTCGGGACGGCGTTCGGCCGTCGCTCGTGGTCGGTGCCGCTTGCCGTCGGTCCTCGCCCGCGGTCAGTCCTCGCCGGACACCGTGCAGGCCAGGGCCGCCGACGTCACGGAGGCCAGTAGCAGCGGAATCGCCAGGTCGGTGTGGAGCACCAGTGCCGCGCCGAGCACCGCGCCCGAGAACATCGCGGTCACGGCCGCGGCGCGGCGGGGCGATCCCCCGCCTGAGCCGTCTCCTGCCCAGGAGTCGGCGGCCAGGCCGGTGAGGGTCATCGTCACGACGGTGGTCGTGGTGATGCCGGGCACCGACAGTTTGCGGACCGTCGCGTTGCGCAGGCCCATCGCGAACGCGGTCAACGTGATGACCGCGTAGACGGTGACCGGGGCGTGGTCCGAGGTGGCGGACGCCACGGTCGCCGCGACCGCGAGGAGGAGCGCCTCGGTGGCCAGCATCGCGCGCGCCGGCGCGCGGCGCGAGCCTTCGCCGAGCCGCCGGGCGATCCGGCCGCCGGTCGCGGCGCCCGCCAGGAAGAAGACGAGCGACGTCGCCGTGTGCGGGACCGAGAAGCCCGGGGCGCCGGCTGCGGCGAAACCCAGCACCACGACGTTGCCGGTCATGTTGGCGGTGAAGACATGCCCCAGACCGAGATAGGTGACCGCGTCGATCAGGCCGCTCATGGCAGTCAGGACGAGGAGGACGGGGACCAGACGGACGCCGCCGCGTCCTTCGGGAACCTGCGGCGCGGGCTGGGCCGGCTCCGAGGGCAGTGCCGCCCCCGGGGGCTGCAAGGGCTCCGGGGGGTCGGTCGGGGGCTCGGTGCCGGTCATTCGCTCAGTGGAGCACGGCGAGGTGAGAAAACGCCGAAGGCGGCGGCCCGGGGGATCGGGGGCCGCCGCCTTCGGCGCGTATCGGGGCGCGCGAAGCGCGGTCACGCAGTGAGGCTCAAGCGGTTGGTGCAGGCGGTTCGAGCGGTGCGGTCGGCGTGGCTCAGTACCAGCCGTTGGCCTGCCAGAAGGTCCAGGCGCCGACCGGGCTGCCGTAGCGGGAGTTCATGTAGTCCAGGCCCCACTTGATCTGGGTCTTGGCGTTGGTCTTCCAGTCGGAACCGGCCGAGGCCATCTTGGAGCCGGGCAGGGCCTGGACGAGGCCGTAGGCGCCGGAGGAGGCGTTGGTGGCGTCGACGTCCCAGCCGCTCTCGTGCTTGACGATGTTGGAGAAGGCCTCGTACTGCGCGGCGTCCGGGATCATCTTGTGCGCGATCGCCTGGGCCTTGGAGGCGGAGGACGCCGACGTCGTCGCGGCGTGGGCCGGGGCGGCGGACAGTGCCAGACCCGCGGCGGCGGCGGCCACGGCGACGCCGGTGAGGGCCTTCTTCGGGGAAGCGATGCGACGGATGACGGAGACGGACACGAAGAACCTTTTCTTTCGGGAACGGTGGCGGTCGCCTGCATGCCGGAGTCACGCGGTGCGTGGCCGCACCGCGTGGTGTGCGGTGAGTGGCTGCATGCCGCGGCGCCGAGGCCCGTGGGCTCGTCGGCGCCGTGCGACGTCATCCAGAGAAACAGGATCGGCCGCTGCCCGCAAAGACCCCTTTTGCTAGTGGACGTCGTATGTCGGATGCGGGCCGCCGGTGTGGCGTGGCTCTCAATGCGCAGGTCAGGAGCCTAAATGGCATGCACATGGCATCCATTTTGCTCGACTAGTCAGGTTAGTAGGTGATGTGGGTCATGTGGGGTGGTTCACCGGTCAACGGTGCTCGGGGGCCGTCCGAGGGGCCTCGAATGTGACCGCGGTCTCGAAGGCGGCCCGGCGGGTGGCTCTGCGCAGTGCCTTCAGCACCGCCGGACCGAGCGTGCACGTCAGCAGTACCGTGACCAGCGCCCGCCCCAGGTCCCAGCCCAGGGACGTCGCCACGCAGTACGCCACGAAGCGGGCCAGGTTCACCGGGACCGTCCCGTCCGGATCGAAGGCGACGCCCGAGGCCAGCGTGCCCATGAAGGGCCAGCCGGCCAGGTTCATCGCCGTGCCGTAGGCGAAGGCGGCCAGGAAGCCGTACACCGCCAGCAGGAGCAGTTCGGCACGGCCGCGCAGGCGGTCGCCGCCCGGCAGCAGGCCCGCGCCCATGGTGAACCAGCCCATCGCCAGCATCTGGAACGGCATCCACGGGCCCACCCCGCCGGTGAGCAGCGCGGACGCGAACATGGTCACCGAGCCGAGGACGAAGCCGAAACCCGGACCGAGAACCCGCCCGCTCAGCACCATCAGGAAGAACATCGGCTCGATGCCCGCCGTCCCCGCGCCGAGCGGACGCAGCGCCGCGCCCGTCGCCGCCAGCACGCCCAGCATCGCCACCGCCTTCGCGCCCAGCCCGGACTCCGAGATCGTCGCCGCCACCACCGCCACCAGCAGCACCAGCAGGCCCGCGAAGAGCCAGGGGGCGTCCTGGGCGTGGGCGTTCAGTGCGGAGGCGGGCGGGGCCAGGAAGGGCCATCCGAAGGCGACCACGCCCACCGCGCCGACCAGCGTCAGCGCGGCGAGGGAGCGCGGGCCCAGCCGGACGGGACGGGGCCGCCGCCCGGCCCGGGGAGTCTGTCCGGGCCGGGTAGGCCGTTCGGGTCCGGGGCACCGTCCCGTCCGGGGACGCCGTCCGGGACGGGGGCGCCGTCCGGGTGGGGCCGTCATCGCAGCGCCTCCCTCACCTGCGTGACCGTGAGCCACCGCTGCGGGGCCAGGATCTTCGTCACCTGGGGGGCGAAGGACGGCGAGGAGACCACGACCTCGGCCGTCGGGCCGTCCGCGATGATCTCTCCCTCGGCGAGCAGCACCACCCGGTGGGCCAGTTCCGCGGCCAGTTCCACGTCGTGCGTGGCCAGCACGATCGCGTGACCGGCCGCCGCCAGCCCGCGCAGGACGGCGACCAGGCGGGCCTTCGCCGCGTAGTCCAGACCGCGGGTCGGCTCGTCGAGGAGGAGGAGCGGCGGGCGGGCGGTGAGGACGATCGCCAGCGCGAGGGTGAGGCGCTGGCCCTCCGAGAGGTCGCGGGGGTGGACGCCGTCCGCGATGCCGGGCAGCAGCTCCGAGACCAGGGCGCGGCAGGAGCCGGGCTCGGCCCGCGCGTCCCGGTCGGCGGCCGCGCACTCGGCGGCGACCGTGTCGGCGTACAGCAGGTCGCGCGGCTCCTGCGGGACCAGCCCGACGTGGCGGACCAGGTCGCGGGGCGAGGCGCGGTGCGGGACGGTCCCCGACACGCGGACCGTCCCGGAGGACGGCTCGACCAGGCCCACGAACGTGTTGAGCAGCGTCGACTTGCCGGCCCCGTTGCGGCCCATGAGGGCGACGGTCTCGCCGGGCGCGACGGTGAGGTCGACGTCGCGCAGGGCTTGGACGCCGGCCAGGCGGACGCCCACGGAACGGGCCTCGGCGGGGGGCGCGGGAGGAGCGGTGGGCGCCTCGGGGGACGCGGAAAGAGCGCGGCGCAGGAGGCGGTGGGCCGGGCGGCGGGCCCAGAGCCTCGCGGACGGCGTCTGAGCCGGGGACTCCACGCCCGGGGCAAGCGCGATCGCATGTTTCGCGGTCGCTGCCGCAGACCCGGTGTGAGCGTCGCCCGGCGCGTTGCCGGTGTTTCGGGGTGTTCCTCGTTCGGTGAGGCGTTCCCGCAGGTCGGCGGCCCTTCGGCGGGCGTCGCGCACCGTCAGCGGCAGCGGCGACCAGTCCGCCAGTCGGCCCAGGGCCACGACCGGCGGGAACACCGGGGAGACTGCCATGACCTCCGCCGGCGCGCCGAGCACCGGGGCCGCGCCGGGGGCGGGCAGCAGGGCGACCTGGTCGGCGTACTGCAGGACGCGCTCCAGCCGGTGCTCCGCCAGCAGCACCGTCGTCCCCAGGTCGTGGACCAGCCGGAGCAGGACGGCGAGGACCTCCTCGGCGGCGGCCGGGTCGAGCGCGGACGTCGGCTCGTCCAGGATCAGTACCCGGGGGTGCGGGGTGAGGACCGAGCCGATCGCGACGCGCTGCTGCTGGCCGCCGGAGAGGGTGGCGATGGGGCGGTCGCGCAGGCCGGCCAGGCCGAGCAGGTCGAGGGTCTCCTCGACGCGGCGGCGCATCACCTCCGGCGACAGGCCCAACGACTCCATGCCGTAGGCGAGTTCCTCTTCGACCGTGTCCGTCACGAAGTGCGAGAGCGGGTCCTGGCCCACCGTGCCGACGACGTCGGCGAGTTCACGCGGTCTGTGGGTGCGGGTGTCGCGGCCGGCGACCGTGATCCTGCCCCGCAGGGTGCCGCCGGTGAAGTGCGGGACGAGGCCGCCGACCGTGCCCAGGAGCGTCGACTTGCCCACCCCCGACGGGCCCGCCAGCAGCACGAGTTCGCCCTCGGGGATCTCGAAGTCGACGCCGGTGACTGCGGGTTCGGCGACGCCGTCGTACGTCACGGAGACGTTCTCGAAACGGATCACGACGGCTCCTCGGAGACGAACGCGGGCAGCAGGCCGACCAGGACGGCCGCCGCCGGCCAGAGCGGAAGGGCGGGCGCGGTCAGCGGCACCACCCCGGGACGCAGGGCTTCCGGATCGGCGGACGCGACGACGACGAGGAGAGCCGCGACGGTGACGCCGGAGGCGGCGACCAGACAGGCACGGGGCGTCCAGCGGTCCGGACGGTACCGGGTGCGCGGGGAACGGCGGCCCCCCAGGCGCAGCCCGGCGAGGGCGGCGACGACCCCGGCCAGCAGCACCGGCAGGCCGTATGTGCCGCCGGCCGCGGTGAGCAGGCCGTACGTTCCCGCGCAGACGCCGAGCAGGCCGCCCAGCGTGAGGGCGGCGGTCGTCCGGCGGACGGAGGCGGCGACGTCGGCGGTACGGCCGTAACCGCGGGCGTCCATCGAGGCGGCCAGGGCCACCGAGCGTTCCAGCGCGCCCTCCAGGACCGGCAGGCCCACCTGGAGCAGGCCGCGCAGACCCCGGTCCGGGCGGCCACGCAGCCGGCGGGCTGCCCGCAGCCGGTGCACGTCCGCGACCAGGTTCGGGGCGAACGTCATGGCCACCACCACCGCGACCCCCGTCTCGTAGAGCGCGCCCGGCAGGGTCTTCAGCAGGCGGGAGGGGCTGGCCAGGGCGTTGGCCGCGCCCACGCACACCAGCAGGGTGGCCAGGCGCAGGGCGTCGTAGAGCGCGAAGAGCAGGCCCTCGGCCGTGACCGCGCCGCCCAGCCGGATGCCCTGCGCCCAGTGCGGAAGCGGGACTTCGGGGAGCGTGACGAGGACGTGGGTGCCCGGGATCGGGGAGCCCAGCACGACGACGAAGAAGATCCGGATGACCAGCACGGCGAGGGCGAGTTTGAGGAACGCCGCGTAGGAGCGGGCCCGGGGAGTGTCCGGGCGGCACACGGCGACGACATAGGCGGACACGGCGAGGAGCAGGCCGAGGAGGAGCGGGTTGGAGGTGCGGGTGGCGGCGGTGCCCAGACCGAGGGCCCAGAGCCACCAGGCGGCGGGGTGGAGGTGCGGGCGGGAGCGGCGGTCAGCCATTCCGGCGCGAACCCCGCCGCCGTGCCTGCCACACCGCTGCCGCGGCGAGCACGGCCACGGCCGCCGCGCCGCCGTAGACGCCGAGCGACGGGCCGCCGCCGCTGTCGTCGTCGGCCCCCCTGGCCTGCGCCGCGGGTTGCTTCGTCCCGTCCGTCGGCTGCGTCGGCTTTGTCGCCCCGTCGGCCGAGGCGTCTGCCGACCGGTCCGTCGACACCTGCTCCCCGCAGCCCTTCTCCGGGTAGCCGGCGATCGCGCACAACAGGGCGTTCGCGTCGTAGCGCAGGGGCTTGGCGACGGCGGCGAGGGCCTCGGCCGTCGTCGCGTCGGGGGAGACCCGGGCGCACGCCGTGCGCGGCGAGGGCGACGGCGGGGTCTCGCCGCCCGGGGCGTCCGCCGCCGTGCCGAAGTCGAGAACCAGGGCCACGCGCTTGGTGCCGTCCTGCGCGGGCGTCCTGGTGCAGATCGCCGCGAAAGAGGCCGCGCCGCGCGGCTGCGACGCGTCCTGGGAGTCCGCGCTCACGGCGAACCGGAAGCCCTGCACGTCGCCGTCGGCCGGGCGGGCGGTGGACGGCCCCTGTGTCGCGTACGTCCATCGGTCGCCGACGCGGTCCCAGAATGACCAGTAGCGATAGCCCGCCGCCCGGGCCGGGCCGGCCGAGCCGACCACGCCGATCGCGCCGGTGAGGACGAGTGACAGCGCGGCGAGGACGAGGACGACGCGACGGCGAGTCACGGCTGCCGCTTCCGGCCGCGGGCGCTGATCAGCAACCCGATGCCGATGCCGGCGACGAGGAAGACGCCGACGATCAACCAGACGCTGTAGCCGGAATCCGAGTCGCTCTTCTTGTCGGCGTCGGCGCCGGCCTTCGCGTCGGCCTTCGCGCCGGCCTGCGGGGTCGGTCCCGTCGCGTTGAGCTGTGCGACCAGGTCCGTGCCGCCGAAGGCGCGTGGGTCGGTGCCCGTGGCGTGGGCGGCGAAGACCAGCTGGGCGTAGGCGGCCGGGCCGCTCTGCTTCGCCCAGGCCGCCGCGTTCTGCCGCAGCCAGGCGAGGGGCTTCTTCGCCTGCTCGGCCGAGCCCTGGGCGGCGAGCGCGACGACCGCGTCGGCGGTGTTGCCGTAGTCGGGCTGGTCCTCGGCGCCGGGCAGGGCCGACGTGAGGTGGCCGGTGGCGGCGACCGCCTGGGTGAGGTGGGCCGCGCCGTTGCGGGCGAGGTCGGCCGGGGCGAGCGTGCCGGGCGTACCGCCGCACACGGGCGCCGCGGAGGTCTTTCCGGCCGTCGCCGCGAAGCCCTCGCCGAGGGCGCCGAGCACGCCCGCCGCCGTCGCGTCCGCGTTGGCCGCGAGGGCACCCTTCTTGTCCGGCTGGTAGGCGAACGCGCCGCCGCCGTCCCCGCCGCACGGGAGGGAGAGCTTCCCGAGCGCGTCGAGCGGCGACTTCCCGGCCTTGCGCACCTGCGCGGGCTGCTGCCCGGCCGCCGCCAGCGCCCCCGCCACGACGGACGTCGAGTTCGCGTCGCTCGCCCCGCCCGCCGCGTAGCCCCAGCCACCGTCGGCGTTCTGGACGGACTTCAGCCAGCCGACCGCCTTCTCCACCGAGGCCCGGTGACCGCCGAGGGCGGCCAGCGCCTGGACGGCCGCGGCCGTGCTGTTGGTGTCGGTCATCAGCTTCGCGTCGCACGGTTCTACGGGATCGGCGCGGAAGGCGGCGAAGGCGCCGTTCGCGCACTGCTGCCCGGCCAGCCACGCCACGGCCGCGTCGGCGGGGGTTACGCCCACGGTGTGCTGCGCGAGCAGGGCCAGCGACTGACGCCAGACACCGTCGTACGTCGGGTCGGACGTCCCGTACAGCCCGGTGGGCCTCGCCGTCGACGGGGCGGGGGACGGCGTGGCGGCCACGGCGGGGACGGCAGCGCCCAGCACGACGGTGGCGGCGGCGATAGCCGCGGCGCTACGGCGGACGTTCATGATCGGCGGGTGCCTCTCCCGGTCGGGGAGCCGGGCAGCACGGGACACCCCGGCGGCTCGGCTCCGTATGCCTCGACGGTGCCGTGCGACGGCGGGCCTGCCGACGCACGCGAGCCGGTCACGCCCCGTACCGGGCGATCCGGCTTTCACGGTTGCGGGTCAGCGCCGGAATTACACCGGCTTCCCCCTGTACGGGCGTGGACGACGCGGCCACTCTACCGGCAGGTAGGAACCGGCCCGAGGGGGTCCCCGGGGAGCGTAAATTCATGCTCATGCCAATGGTGGGGAGACTGCTCGGCTCGGGCCGCACGGCCGACGTGTACGAGATCGACGAGGCCTGGGTGCTGCGCCGGGACCGCGAAGGCTGGGGCGACGCGGTCGCCGAGGCGGCGGTGATGGCGCATGTGCGGGCGCACGGCTACCCGGCGCCCGCCGTCCGGCCTCCCGTCTCGCGCGCCGACCTGGTGATGGAACGGCTGCACGGGCCGACGATGCTCCAGGCGTTCACGGCGGGCGCGCTGGACGCGGGAGAGGCGGGCAGGATGCTCGCCCGGTTGCTGCGCGCCCTGCACGCGGTACCGGGGCGGGTCTCGGAAGGCACCCGCGTCCTGCACCTCGACCTGCACCCCGACAACGTGGTCCTCGTCCCCGACGGCCCGAGGGTCATCGACTGGACGAACGCGGAGGAGGGCGACCCCGGGCTCGACTGGGGGACGTCGGCGGTGATCCTCGCCCAGGCCGCCGTATCCGCCGAGCCGGTCGCGGAGCCGGCCCGCGCGATGCTGACGGCGCTCCTCGCCGACCCGTCCGACCTCACCGAGGAGGGGCTGGCGCAGGCGCTGCGGCGACGGGCCGCCAACCCGACGATGAGCCCGCAGGAGACGGAACTCCTCGCGCCGGCCGCTGAGTTGATCAGGTCCCTGACGGTGTAGCGGCGCGCGGCGTCGGTCCTCCGAACGGGAGGAACAGGACCCGTCGCTCCAGCAGCCACTCGCCGTCGACCCGCCGGAACGCGTCCTGGTAGTGGCCGACCTGGACCGGCGGGCCGGCGGGGACGACGCCGCCCCCGTAGCCGTCGACCCGGTACGTCGAGAAGTACGAGACCGCGTGCGCGGTGTCCGGCCCGGTCACCGTGACCAGGATGTTCGCCATCAGGCGGCGGGACAGCCGGTCTGGGGGACGCGAGCCGAAGTACTCCCGCAGGGCCGCGCACCCCACGACCAGCCGCTTCCCGGCCGGCCACTCCCAGCGGCCGTCGTCGGTGAACAGCCCGGCCACGTCGGCGGGTTCGCCGAGGTCGAGACGGTGGACGAAGTCGACGACGAGGCGCTCGCAGGCGCGTTCGGCGAGGAGGCGCTCCAGAGGATCCATATGCCTGTCTAACAGGCGCGACCGTGAGACGGCGATGGCATTACCGGCGTCACACCGTCGGCGGCGATCGGCTTTACGAGTCACACCGCCACGTACGTCACCGGATCGCTCCCCGTCACCGCTTCCGCCCGGCCCTGTTTCACGAGTCGGCGCAGATGCGCCTCCGCCTCCGAGACCGCGATGTTGCGGGAGCCGTAGGGGATCTGGTCCCAGGGTCGGTTCCACTCCATGCGTTCGGCGACCTGCCAGGCGGTGAGGGGGGTGGAGAGCAGGGCCAGGAGGCCGGTGAGACGGTCCTCGTGGTGGACGAGCAACTCCCCTACGCGGGCGGGGGCGTCGGTGAAGGCGTACTGGTGGGCCGGCAGGATCTCGGCCGGGCCGAGGCGGCCGACGCGTTCGAGTGAGTCCAGGTAGTCGCCGAGGGGGTCGGTGACGGTGTCGTCGTCCGGGTCCTCGTAGAGGCCGATGTGCGGGGTGATCTCCGGGAGCAGATGGTCGCCGGAGAACAGGCGGCCGTGGCCGCCGAGCCGGGCGGGGTGTTCCTCCTCCAGGTGCAGGCAGACATGGCCCGGCGTGTGGCCGGGGGTCCAGATCGCGCGCAGCCGGCGGCCGGGCAGGTCGAGGAACTCGCCCGGGACGATCTCCCGGTCGGGGAGGGCCGGCGCCAGGCCGGGCAGGGTGCGGCGGCGGACCGTGGGCGTGCGCAGGGGCGCGATGTGCTCCTCGGGGGCGCCGGCGGCCGTCAGTTTGTCCGCCATGTACGTGTACCAGCGCTCGGGCCGCGTCCCCCGGGTGCGCCGCACGATCGCGGCGTCCGCCGCGTGCATCGCCACCCACGCCCCGGAGGCCTCCCGCACCTTCCCGGACAGACCGTGGTGGTCGGGGTGGTGGTGGGTGACGACCACCCCGTGCAGGGCCTCGACGGACGTGCCGCAGGCGGTCAGCCCCGAGGTCAGTGCCTCCCAGGCGGACGGGTCGTCCCAGCCGGTGTCGATCAGCACCGGCCCGCGGTCGGTGTCGACGACGTACACCAGGGTGTGGCCGAGGGGGTTGTCGGGGATCGGCACCCGCAACGAGCGGACACCACCGCCATGGTCGAACGTGCCGGGTCCGTCGGCGGGTCCGTCCTGACTGCGCTTCATCTGCCCTCCGTCGCCCGGCCATCGCCCACTATAACTAGAACTCGTTCCAAAGGATGCCCAAGTCGACTGATGTCGTGGGGCGTTGGGCTGACCTGCGCTGGTGCAGCACGCGCAACCCGTCGCCGACTGCGGGACATGCCCCCAGGAGGCAGGGGCCGCACCCGCGCCGGCGCCGTCCGGAGGTGAGAACCCGTGCCGGCGCGTTCAGCCTCAGGAGGAGGGGGAGGGTGGCGTGGCGACAGGTGCGTTGTTGAGGCCGTTTCGCACCAGGGCCAGGAACTCCTGGTCGGTGAGGCCGAGCTCGCGCGCCTGGGTGACGAGTCGGTGCACGGCCTCGGTGAGGCGGGCCTGATGCGCGGCGCCGGGTGCTGCGGTGATCGCTGCGCCCCGACCACGGCGCAGCTCGATCAGGCCCTCGTCACGCAACCGCTGGTATCCGCGGAGAACCGTGTGCACGTTGACGCCCAGCGATTCAGCGACCTCGCGGGCGGGCGGTAGTCGCTCGCCCGGTGACGCCGTGCCGTTGGCGATCGCCCCCCGTACACAGGCGGCGATCTGCTCGCCCAGCGGCACAGGCGAGCCGGGAAGCACCCGGAACAACATTGCTAGTCGCGCTCCCTCGCATGACGGTCCACCAGGCCATTGAGCAGCGCGGCCGCGGTGGTCGAGTCGTCGACGGTGACCACGTACTCGCGTCCGCCCGCCGTGCGGGCCGACAGCGCCTCTCCGGAACGCAGCACCATGCCTCGTCGGTCCGGGCGTATTCGATAGCCCCAACCACCGAAGTCACCCACGGCGTTCACCTCGACGCTGTCGGCTCCGACGATATTGCCGAGCGGCACGGACAGTCGCGGCCTGGGCAGTACCGTCGAGGCAACCGTGAGTCCGCGCCGGTCGACGGTGACCCGGATACTGGCGAACGCGCAGCAGGCCAGGCTGAAGACGAGAGGCAGCAAACCCGTCCACCAGGGGCCGGTTGCCAGAGCGAACAGCCCGCAGACCGCGAGGGCGCCGGAGGCGAACAGCAGCGTGCGGGAGAAGACGGCTCGGCTCCAGGTCGCCGCCTCGCCCTCCGCCAGCGGCAGTGAGGGGGTCGGGGGCACGGGGGCCGGGCGCGGCCCTGCGCCGATCAGCCACCAGGACAGGGCGCCGGCGGCCACCCCCGCGAGGAGAAGCACGGCCATGTGCCACATCGGCAGCTGCACCTCGGCCGGGTCCTGGACGTCCGTGTTGACAAGAACGGTGACGACCAGCGGATACCCGAGCGTGACGGCCGTGCCGACGCCGGCCGCGGCAGTCAGCCTTGAACCCGCACCGTCCTTGCTGTGCACGGTCAGCACCGTGAAAAGTAACCCGAGGCCGACGAGCAGGCCCCCGCCGAACCACAGCGCGGCGGCCCGGCTCACGAAGTCGTCAGCCTTGCCGTCCGCCGAGAAGTGGGTGGCGATCCGCCCGGGCAGCCGGTCGTAGCGCGTGAGAAAGAGTCCGACGTAGACGGCGGCGGCGACGCTGAACGGCACGGCCGTCAAGGTGCCCCTACGGATGGCGTTCATCTGACTCCCCAGCCCCGATTGTTTGCGTTGAAATAGAACAATGGAAGAA includes:
- a CDS encoding MBL fold metallo-hydrolase; the protein is MKRSQDGPADGPGTFDHGGGVRSLRVPIPDNPLGHTLVYVVDTDRGPVLIDTGWDDPSAWEALTSGLTACGTSVEALHGVVVTHHHPDHHGLSGKVREASGAWVAMHAADAAIVRRTRGTRPERWYTYMADKLTAAGAPEEHIAPLRTPTVRRRTLPGLAPALPDREIVPGEFLDLPGRRLRAIWTPGHTPGHVCLHLEEEHPARLGGHGRLFSGDHLLPEITPHIGLYEDPDDDTVTDPLGDYLDSLERVGRLGPAEILPAHQYAFTDAPARVGELLVHHEDRLTGLLALLSTPLTAWQVAERMEWNRPWDQIPYGSRNIAVSEAEAHLRRLVKQGRAEAVTGSDPVTYVAV
- a CDS encoding GntR family transcriptional regulator, which codes for MLFRVLPGSPVPLGEQIAACVRGAIANGTASPGERLPPAREVAESLGVNVHTVLRGYQRLRDEGLIELRRGRGAAITAAPGAAHQARLTEAVHRLVTQARELGLTDQEFLALVRNGLNNAPVATPPSPSS
- a CDS encoding DUF1648 domain-containing protein, with protein sequence MNAIRRGTLTAVPFSVAAAVYVGLFLTRYDRLPGRIATHFSADGKADDFVSRAAALWFGGGLLVGLGLLFTVLTVHSKDGAGSRLTAAAGVGTAVTLGYPLVVTVLVNTDVQDPAEVQLPMWHMAVLLLAGVAAGALSWWLIGAGPRPAPVPPTPSLPLAEGEAATWSRAVFSRTLLFASGALAVCGLFALATGPWWTGLLPLVFSLACCAFASIRVTVDRRGLTVASTVLPRPRLSVPLGNIVGADSVEVNAVGDFGGWGYRIRPDRRGMVLRSGEALSARTAGGREYVVTVDDSTTAAALLNGLVDRHARERD